From the genome of Treponema peruense:
GTGAACGAAACTATTCTTTCTATTGCTCAAACCGTAGATGCCAGGGATCAAAACACGAATCAACATTCTCGCAGAGTGTCGGAGTATTCGGTTTATATTGCAAAAAAACTTGGATACTCAAAGGAAAAATGCGAGACTCTGCGGCAGATGGCGCTTTTGCACGACATTGGAAAAATCGCAATTCCAGATGCTATTTTAAAGAAGCCGGAAAAACTTACGGACGAAGAATACAAAATCATGAAATCTCATGTTATTCGTGGTGCGGAAATCTTAAAATATCTTACGACTGTTGACAATGTAAGCGTTGGCGCCCTTTATCATCACGAAAAATACGACGGAAGCGGCTATTGTCACGGTCTGAAAGGTGAAGAAATTCCTCTTGACGCAAGAATTATCGGCATTGCAGACGCATTTGACGCAATGACGGCAAATCGTATTTATCGCAAACAGCTGGATCTTGATTTTGTAATAAAAGAGCTTAAGCGGAACAGCGGAACTCAGTTTGATCCGAAACTTGTGGACATCTTGCTTTCTCTGATTGCTGACGGAACAATAGATGTGGAAAAACTTTACGAAAAAACAAAAAACAATCCGGCAGAAAACATTTAATGAGGAAAACTATGAATGTAAAAATGAAAAAAAAATATATTTTGTGCGCAATTACTTCTGTTGCAATGTGCCTGCTTTCTTTTGGAATTCATATTTTGACACGTTCCGAAGATAGAAGCCTGAAAGTTGGTTTTATTTTTGTAGGCGATGAAATAACTCCTTATACAGAAAATTTTATAAAGGCACAAAATCACGTTGTTTCGGTTTTTGGCGACAAAATTGAGTGCGTTACTAAGTACAATGTTACGGAAGACCAGATTGAACCTCCTCTTGAAGAGCTCGTAAACGAAAAGTGTGATTACATAATTGCCGCGAGTTATGGTTACGGTCCGGTTGTAAAAGATATGGCGGCACTTCATCCAGAAATTGAATTTTGCGTGCCGACTGGCGACAATGCAAATGATGAGCCAGTTCTTCCAAATTATCATAACTGTTATGGAACGATTTATCAGGGGCGCTATATTTGCGGCGTGATTGCCGGAGAAAAACTGAAGGAAATGATTGAATCGAAAGTTATAAGCGCAGAAGAGGCAAAAGTCGGTTACGTTGCGGCTTTTCCGTTTCCAGAAGTTATTTCTGGTTATACGGCTTTTTATCTTGGAGTTCAGTCGGTTGTTCCAGAAGCGACAATGCTCGTAAAATATACAGACACCTGGTCAAATTATTCTTTGGAAAAGCAGATTGCCGTAGAATTGATTGATGAAGGTTGCGTTGTAATTTCTCAGCATTCTGACACAAAAGGTCCTGCTGTTGCCTGTGAAAATTCAAAAAGAGCGGTTCCTGCCTATCACGTCGGATATAGCCAAAGTATGACCGATATTGCTCCGACACGTTCTTTGGTCAGCTGTTCAGTTGATTATTCTTACTATTTTGAGCAGTCAATAAATGCTCTTTTGCATGGTAAAAAAATTGAAGATTGCATTGACGGCAAGGTTTACGGTCAGGACGCAATGGCAGGAATCGAAAAAGGCTGGGTCCGCATTCTGGACATAAACTATGAATTTTTGCCGAAAAATGTTGATTCGATCGTAAAATCTGTTAGCAGCAAAATTGAAAAAAATGATATTGCAATTTTTTCTGGAAATTTTACAGGAACTGATCCGTTTGACAGTTCCAAAAAAATTGACTTAAGGACACCTTTTATCGAAAATGAAAAATCTTCATCACCAGCTTTTTGTTATGTCCTCGATGATGTAATCAAGGTTTTGCCTTAATTTAGCAATCCCACCACTGAGCGGCTGTTTGATCTGCCAATTGAAGCAAAATGACGAGAGGATTTTAATGATGTTCCTGTATTTCCTACTTCAAGCAAATTATTATTAAAAACTATTTTTACAACAACAT
Proteins encoded in this window:
- a CDS encoding BMP family ABC transporter substrate-binding protein; translation: MNVKMKKKYILCAITSVAMCLLSFGIHILTRSEDRSLKVGFIFVGDEITPYTENFIKAQNHVVSVFGDKIECVTKYNVTEDQIEPPLEELVNEKCDYIIAASYGYGPVVKDMAALHPEIEFCVPTGDNANDEPVLPNYHNCYGTIYQGRYICGVIAGEKLKEMIESKVISAEEAKVGYVAAFPFPEVISGYTAFYLGVQSVVPEATMLVKYTDTWSNYSLEKQIAVELIDEGCVVISQHSDTKGPAVACENSKRAVPAYHVGYSQSMTDIAPTRSLVSCSVDYSYYFEQSINALLHGKKIEDCIDGKVYGQDAMAGIEKGWVRILDINYEFLPKNVDSIVKSVSSKIEKNDIAIFSGNFTGTDPFDSSKKIDLRTPFIENEKSSSPAFCYVLDDVIKVLP